A single window of Halobacterium jilantaiense DNA harbors:
- a CDS encoding 50S ribosomal protein L15e, producing MARSVYSHIKEAWRDPSDGKLAELQWQRKQDWRKEGAIERVDHPTRLDKARELGYKAKQGVVVVRVSVRKGTARKSRFKAGRRTKRQGVNRIGRAKNLQRIAEERASRKYVNLRTLNSYWVGEDGSQKWFEVILLDPEHGAIQNDDSLNWICDESQKNRAFRGKTSAGQRGRGLQNRGKGTEHVRPSSNAGKRRKS from the coding sequence ATGGCACGAAGCGTCTACTCTCACATCAAGGAAGCGTGGCGGGACCCGAGCGACGGGAAGCTCGCCGAGCTGCAGTGGCAGCGCAAGCAGGACTGGCGGAAGGAGGGCGCAATCGAGCGCGTCGACCACCCGACCCGGCTGGACAAGGCCCGCGAACTGGGCTACAAGGCCAAGCAGGGCGTCGTGGTCGTGCGCGTGAGCGTCCGGAAGGGGACCGCCCGGAAGTCCCGCTTCAAGGCGGGTCGCCGCACGAAGCGGCAGGGTGTCAACCGCATCGGTCGCGCGAAGAACCTCCAGCGCATCGCCGAGGAGCGCGCGAGCCGGAAGTACGTGAACCTCCGCACCCTGAACTCCTACTGGGTCGGGGAAGACGGCTCGCAGAAGTGGTTCGAAGTGATTCTGCTGGACCCCGAGCACGGCGCAATCCAGAACGACGACAGCCTGAACTGGATCTGCGACGAGTCCCAGAAGAACCGCGCGTTCCGCGGGAAGACGAGCGCGGGCCAGCGCGGTCGCGGCCTCCAGAACCGCGGGAAGGGCACGGAGCACGTGCGTCCGTCCTCGAACGCGGGCAAGCGCCGCAAGTCGTAA
- a CDS encoding 4Fe-4S dicluster domain-containing protein, protein MAIDANFEQNRQQVDTHMGHDVWGPVEEPEKLGIHGTHVAVDFDVCIADGACVEDCPVDVFEWVDTPDHPESELKADPANESQCIDCMLCVDVCPVDAIDVDAGRAGRA, encoded by the coding sequence ATGGCCATCGACGCGAACTTCGAACAGAACCGACAGCAGGTAGATACGCACATGGGCCACGACGTGTGGGGGCCAGTCGAGGAGCCGGAGAAACTCGGGATTCACGGCACCCACGTCGCAGTGGACTTCGACGTCTGCATCGCGGACGGCGCGTGCGTCGAGGACTGTCCCGTCGATGTCTTCGAGTGGGTCGATACGCCCGACCACCCCGAGAGCGAACTCAAGGCCGACCCCGCCAACGAGAGCCAGTGCATCGACTGCATGCTCTGTGTCGACGTCTGCCCCGTCGACGCCATCGACGTCGACGCCGGCCGGGCGGGGAGAGCGTAG
- a CDS encoding electron transfer flavoprotein subunit beta/FixA family protein — protein sequence MRTVTLTKGVPDFREGQVSFDEDGHLERGDTPTVMNPNDEPALRAALQTKVRHGGTASVMSMGPPGYGDVLREAMETVYADDLYLLSDREMAAADTWATAITVATGIRRLDERPDLAFAGFKTADGETGHTGPQTAWCLGWPLVTHVVALDVDTDEGVLRAKRLVAGDVDEIETVEAPLPAFVVTDPEFDPSYRRAEHRLTHKDRREETRGRAEDHEEHMTVWDHADLNLDPYFIGLDGSPTIVSGVDPIPKAPAERDATVVDPADADEMGAVVDEMARFAGGD from the coding sequence ATGCGGACAGTCACACTCACGAAGGGCGTCCCGGACTTCCGAGAGGGGCAGGTGTCCTTCGACGAGGACGGCCACCTCGAACGCGGGGACACACCGACCGTGATGAACCCGAACGACGAGCCCGCGCTCCGGGCGGCCCTCCAGACGAAAGTCCGGCACGGCGGCACGGCGAGCGTGATGAGCATGGGGCCGCCGGGCTACGGTGACGTGCTCCGAGAGGCGATGGAGACGGTGTACGCCGACGACCTCTACCTGCTGTCGGACCGCGAGATGGCGGCCGCCGACACGTGGGCGACCGCCATCACTGTCGCGACCGGCATCCGCCGGCTGGACGAACGGCCCGACCTCGCGTTCGCGGGGTTCAAGACCGCCGACGGGGAGACCGGGCACACCGGCCCGCAGACGGCGTGGTGTCTCGGCTGGCCGCTGGTCACGCACGTCGTCGCGCTCGACGTCGACACCGACGAGGGGGTGCTCCGGGCGAAGCGCCTCGTCGCGGGCGACGTGGACGAGATAGAGACCGTCGAGGCACCGCTGCCCGCGTTCGTCGTCACCGACCCCGAGTTCGACCCGTCGTATCGGCGCGCCGAACACCGGCTGACGCACAAAGACCGCCGCGAGGAGACGCGGGGGCGGGCGGAAGACCACGAGGAACACATGACGGTCTGGGACCACGCGGACCTCAACCTCGACCCGTACTTCATCGGGCTGGACGGCTCGCCGACCATCGTCTCGGGCGTCGACCCGATTCCGAAGGCACCCGCCGAGCGGGACGCCACGGTGGTCGACCCGGCGGACGCCGACGAGATGGGCGCGGTCGTGGACGAGATGGCGCGGTTCGCGGGGGGTGACTAG
- a CDS encoding electron transfer flavoprotein subunit alpha/FixB family protein — protein sequence MALDPGEYDISELGPAIQGVENVDELEAILEAEKAGEDRVGAKRLVESRIEKFREDGDGGDGGFDPSEMSPADIANALQDVDSVERLQEIRELEEDAEDRDNVLRLVDKRIDSIQGSDEQTVVERDPPEERHPDLDHPTADKQYVEDLADGTYRDMWVYCETTDGELLDVSREMLGKARRLMDGYNDEYGRDERVVGVLLGDGVADLTDEVVALGADVVVYQEDAELGRFRHQPYTELFSGLARAGGELDDEPDAGDSSWRDYDEPRYVLFPATNNGRDLSALVQAELDSGLASDCSGLYIDDTVVSNPAKTGREGDKREFEAVLHMKRPDFSGFEYSTILCLDNPTREFHPQAASVIPGSFEAPEPDPSREGETYEYDFDLPEEWFGVEVTEHDELDSGVDLTGHDVVVALGRGIGDDPTEGMELGLELTDAFADAALGITRGIVTSSYDFDGHVEQYAAEERQIGETGQVVEPKLYVAAGISGAVQHKVGMDESDTIVAVNTDPDADIRDFSDYYVRGDLFEVLPALTEALESGELDEAALTAGGVGDD from the coding sequence GTGGCGCTCGACCCCGGCGAGTACGACATCTCGGAGCTCGGCCCCGCAATTCAGGGCGTCGAGAACGTCGACGAGCTGGAGGCGATTCTGGAGGCGGAGAAGGCGGGCGAGGACCGGGTCGGCGCGAAACGGCTCGTCGAATCCCGCATCGAGAAGTTCCGCGAGGACGGCGACGGCGGCGACGGCGGCTTCGACCCGTCGGAGATGAGCCCCGCCGACATCGCGAACGCGCTACAGGACGTCGACAGCGTGGAGCGGCTACAGGAGATACGCGAACTGGAGGAGGACGCCGAGGACCGCGACAACGTCCTCCGACTCGTGGACAAGCGCATCGACTCGATTCAGGGCAGCGACGAGCAGACGGTCGTGGAGCGCGACCCGCCCGAGGAGCGCCACCCGGACCTCGACCACCCGACCGCCGACAAGCAGTACGTCGAGGACCTGGCGGACGGCACCTACCGCGACATGTGGGTGTACTGCGAGACGACCGACGGCGAACTGCTGGACGTCTCCCGGGAGATGCTCGGGAAGGCGCGCCGGCTGATGGACGGCTACAACGACGAGTACGGGCGAGACGAGCGCGTCGTCGGCGTGCTGCTCGGCGACGGCGTCGCTGACCTCACTGACGAGGTGGTCGCACTCGGTGCGGACGTGGTGGTCTATCAGGAGGACGCCGAACTCGGACGGTTCCGGCACCAGCCGTACACGGAACTGTTCTCGGGGCTGGCCCGGGCGGGCGGGGAGTTAGACGATGAACCGGACGCCGGGGACTCGTCGTGGCGGGACTACGACGAGCCCCGGTACGTGTTGTTCCCGGCGACGAACAACGGCCGGGACCTCTCGGCGCTCGTGCAGGCCGAACTCGACTCCGGGCTCGCCTCGGACTGCTCGGGGCTGTACATCGACGACACGGTCGTCTCGAACCCGGCGAAGACCGGACGGGAGGGCGACAAGCGCGAGTTCGAGGCCGTCCTCCACATGAAGCGCCCGGACTTCTCGGGATTCGAGTACTCGACCATCCTCTGCCTGGACAACCCCACGCGGGAGTTCCACCCGCAGGCGGCGTCGGTGATTCCGGGGAGTTTCGAGGCACCGGAGCCCGACCCCAGCCGCGAGGGCGAGACCTACGAGTACGACTTCGACCTCCCCGAGGAGTGGTTCGGCGTCGAGGTCACCGAACACGACGAACTCGACTCGGGCGTCGACCTCACCGGCCACGACGTCGTGGTGGCGCTCGGCCGGGGCATCGGCGACGACCCCACCGAGGGGATGGAACTCGGCCTCGAACTCACGGACGCCTTCGCGGACGCCGCGCTCGGCATCACGCGGGGCATCGTCACGTCCTCGTACGACTTCGACGGCCACGTCGAGCAGTACGCCGCCGAGGAGCGCCAGATCGGCGAGACCGGCCAGGTCGTCGAACCGAAGCTGTACGTCGCGGCGGGCATCAGCGGTGCCGTCCAGCACAAGGTCGGGATGGACGAGTCCGACACCATCGTCGCCGTGAACACGGACCCGGACGCCGACATCCGGGACTTCTCGGACTACTACGTCCGGGGCGACCTCTTCGAGGTGTTGCCGGCGCTCACCGAGGCCCTGGAGTCCGGCGAGCTGGACGAAGCCGCCCTCACTGCCGGAGGTGTCGGCGATGACTGA
- a CDS encoding FAD-dependent monooxygenase: MTEHEHYEAVVVGAGPGGAAAAATLAANDVETLVLERGVDAGAKNVSGGLLFAEADAPYTMDDLFPDFREEATERPVTESYIHNVAGDRVHTIDLEGVHTKGTAWCDAVLRRKMDSWLAERVHEMTRETGGGLLTEVRVNGLLREAGEIVGVTCDELDPIRADVVIAADGVNSELARDAGLMDWDDAGDYFQGVKAVVDLPEGAVEERFDVSEDEGASHLFAGDLFDGVRGGGFLYTNEDTLSVGTVFHLDSLADERAEPHELLNRLLTHPLLAQWLDGDDDEVEYSAKLVPDSKHMAHPAPHEDRLLLVGDAAGQMQAQGPIIKGMNHAVSAGGLAAEAFVTSRTRGNATAGELYEQKLREEGVMDDLRPARYRASSAVTEHETVEQVTEALVDSPLGRLGVRALAGTVERLFNSPFVLGTIPDTKTSYVTVPTVLAEELGERVTGESDVEPPSLADRIGDLTYDTDVGSAHIEVRDESYAASGAAVTACPVSAEDFGGGCYRSETVKSNGDEERVVSLDTQPCVECGTCAVVADTDWEHPRGGKGVEFREG, translated from the coding sequence ATGACTGAACACGAGCACTACGAGGCCGTCGTCGTCGGCGCGGGACCGGGCGGCGCGGCGGCGGCGGCGACGCTGGCGGCCAACGACGTGGAGACGCTCGTCCTGGAGCGCGGCGTCGACGCCGGCGCGAAGAACGTCAGCGGCGGCCTGCTGTTCGCCGAGGCGGACGCGCCCTACACGATGGACGACCTGTTCCCCGACTTCCGCGAGGAAGCCACGGAGCGCCCGGTGACGGAGTCGTACATCCACAACGTCGCCGGCGACCGGGTCCACACCATCGACCTGGAGGGCGTCCACACGAAGGGGACTGCGTGGTGTGACGCCGTGCTCCGACGGAAGATGGACTCGTGGCTCGCCGAGCGCGTCCACGAGATGACGCGAGAGACCGGTGGCGGCCTCCTCACCGAGGTCCGGGTGAACGGGCTCCTGCGAGAAGCCGGCGAAATCGTGGGCGTGACCTGCGACGAACTCGACCCCATCCGGGCGGACGTCGTGATTGCCGCGGACGGCGTGAACTCCGAGCTGGCGCGGGACGCCGGCCTGATGGACTGGGACGACGCCGGCGACTACTTCCAGGGCGTGAAGGCCGTCGTCGACCTGCCCGAGGGCGCGGTCGAGGAGCGCTTCGACGTGAGCGAGGACGAGGGGGCGTCGCACCTGTTCGCGGGCGACCTCTTCGACGGCGTCCGGGGCGGGGGCTTCCTCTACACGAACGAGGACACGCTCTCGGTCGGGACGGTGTTCCACCTGGACTCGCTGGCCGACGAGCGCGCCGAACCCCACGAGCTACTGAACAGGCTGCTGACGCACCCGCTGCTCGCGCAGTGGCTGGACGGCGACGACGACGAGGTCGAGTACTCGGCGAAGCTCGTGCCGGACTCGAAGCACATGGCCCACCCCGCGCCCCACGAGGACCGGCTGCTGCTGGTCGGGGACGCCGCGGGTCAGATGCAGGCCCAGGGCCCCATCATCAAGGGGATGAACCACGCCGTGTCCGCGGGCGGGCTCGCCGCGGAGGCGTTCGTCACCTCGCGGACGCGCGGGAACGCGACCGCGGGCGAACTCTACGAGCAGAAGCTCCGCGAGGAGGGCGTGATGGACGACCTGCGGCCCGCGCGCTACCGGGCGTCCAGCGCCGTCACCGAGCACGAGACCGTCGAGCAGGTGACCGAGGCGCTCGTGGACTCGCCGCTCGGCCGGCTGGGCGTCCGGGCGCTGGCGGGGACCGTCGAGCGGCTGTTCAACTCCCCGTTCGTGCTCGGCACAATCCCGGACACGAAGACCTCCTACGTGACGGTTCCGACCGTGCTCGCGGAGGAGCTCGGCGAGCGCGTCACCGGCGAGTCCGACGTGGAGCCGCCGAGTCTCGCCGACCGCATCGGCGACCTGACCTACGATACGGACGTCGGGAGCGCGCACATCGAGGTCCGCGACGAGTCCTACGCGGCCAGCGGCGCGGCCGTGACGGCGTGTCCCGTGAGCGCCGAGGACTTCGGCGGCGGCTGCTATCGCTCGGAGACCGTCAAGTCCAACGGCGACGAGGAACGCGTCGTGAGCCTCGACACCCAGCCCTGCGTGGAGTGCGGGACGTGTGCGGTCGTCGCGGACACCGACTGGGAGCACCCGCGCGGCGGGAAGGGCGTGGAGTTCCGGGAGGGATGA
- a CDS encoding bifunctional helix-turn-helix transcriptional regulator/GNAT family N-acetyltransferase, whose protein sequence is MDTERRLEFGHDDREQVYNYVERHGECSFDDLESSLRIDPRGIRHHVAILRRDGYLTVEDDTVAVAFDDAAAEEHRADDVEFVVRPARQSDLAGLVGAIRQVADDGSYIEAESVADVVDHEDVLLRHNEVEERMFFVATVGEDVVGWVHLAGSELEKLAHTAKLTVGVIETYRGHGIGSHLLERGLEWAQGRGYEKLYNSAPSTNEDAIAFLEARGWEVEARRADHYRLGDDYVDEVMMARRL, encoded by the coding sequence ATGGATACCGAGCGCCGCCTGGAGTTCGGCCACGACGACCGCGAGCAGGTGTACAACTACGTAGAGCGCCACGGCGAGTGTTCGTTCGACGACCTCGAGTCGAGTCTCAGAATCGACCCGCGAGGCATCAGACACCACGTCGCAATCCTGCGACGCGACGGCTACCTCACAGTCGAGGACGACACCGTCGCCGTCGCGTTCGACGACGCGGCGGCCGAGGAACACCGCGCGGACGACGTCGAGTTCGTCGTCCGGCCCGCCCGCCAGTCCGACCTCGCCGGGCTGGTGGGGGCGATTCGTCAGGTCGCCGACGACGGCAGCTACATCGAGGCGGAGTCGGTCGCCGACGTCGTCGACCACGAGGACGTGCTGCTGCGGCACAACGAGGTCGAGGAGCGCATGTTCTTCGTCGCCACCGTCGGCGAGGACGTGGTCGGGTGGGTCCACCTCGCCGGCTCCGAACTGGAGAAACTCGCGCACACAGCGAAGCTCACGGTCGGCGTCATCGAGACGTACCGCGGCCACGGCATCGGCAGCCACCTCCTCGAACGCGGTCTGGAGTGGGCGCAGGGCCGCGGCTACGAGAAGCTGTACAACAGCGCGCCGTCGACCAACGAGGACGCCATCGCGTTCCTCGAAGCGCGCGGCTGGGAGGTCGAAGCGCGGCGCGCGGACCACTACCGCCTCGGCGACGACTACGTGGACGAGGTGATGATGGCTCGCCGGCTCTGA
- a CDS encoding CNNM domain-containing protein: MVDATVLSSLAGVAVLLAVSAFFSSTEIALFSLSDDRIAELAGGDVRGEDLADLRADPHRLLVTILVGNNVVNIAISSILTVLLVAYLPPQLAVAGTTLAATTLVLVCGEILPKSWGLANAESWALRVAKPMRYVGLLLWPLTVVFDTLTRGLSGATGGSPDIERELLDDE; the protein is encoded by the coding sequence ATGGTCGATGCCACCGTACTATCGTCGCTCGCCGGCGTCGCCGTGCTGCTGGCGGTGTCTGCGTTCTTCTCCAGCACGGAGATTGCGCTGTTCTCGCTGTCCGACGACCGTATCGCCGAACTCGCGGGCGGCGACGTCCGGGGAGAGGACCTCGCTGACCTCCGCGCGGACCCACACAGGCTGCTGGTGACCATCCTCGTCGGGAACAACGTCGTGAACATCGCGATATCGAGCATCCTCACCGTGCTCCTGGTTGCGTACCTCCCGCCGCAGTTGGCGGTCGCCGGGACGACGCTCGCGGCGACGACGCTGGTGCTCGTCTGCGGGGAGATTCTCCCGAAGTCCTGGGGGCTCGCAAACGCCGAGTCGTGGGCGCTCCGCGTCGCGAAGCCGATGCGCTACGTCGGCCTGCTGCTGTGGCCGCTGACCGTCGTCTTCGACACCCTGACTCGCGGGCTCTCCGGCGCGACCGGCGGCAGCCCCGACATCGAGCGCGAACTGCTCGACGACGAGTAG
- a CDS encoding DUF2306 domain-containing protein, whose protein sequence is MEAVETAALWTHVAAGVLALIAGGLALATEKGGRRHVRVGRVYVGSMAVVVATVVPLFAVDPTTFRAFLLLVAVFSGYFVLSGYRALARKRPGDGPTAVDWAGSGAVLAACLALGVWGVCLLADGDSFGVVMAVFGTIGALVGAADLRAFRADTDGPWLVSHLSRMVAGYIATVTAVAVVNAGPVPDVLAWLSPTVVGVPLIWYWQAVYGDAGPLAGRV, encoded by the coding sequence ATGGAGGCCGTCGAGACGGCCGCGCTCTGGACGCACGTCGCGGCCGGCGTGCTCGCGCTGATTGCCGGCGGGCTGGCGCTCGCCACCGAGAAGGGCGGACGGCGGCACGTCCGGGTCGGTCGCGTCTACGTCGGCTCGATGGCCGTCGTCGTCGCGACGGTGGTGCCGCTGTTCGCTGTCGACCCGACGACGTTCCGGGCGTTCCTCCTGCTCGTCGCGGTGTTCAGCGGCTACTTCGTGCTGTCCGGCTATCGGGCGCTCGCCCGGAAGCGCCCCGGAGACGGCCCGACCGCCGTCGACTGGGCCGGTTCCGGAGCGGTGCTGGCGGCGTGTCTCGCGCTCGGTGTCTGGGGCGTCTGCCTGCTCGCCGACGGCGACTCGTTCGGCGTCGTGATGGCGGTGTTCGGCACCATCGGTGCGCTCGTCGGCGCGGCCGACCTGCGGGCGTTCCGCGCGGACACCGACGGGCCGTGGCTCGTCAGCCACCTCTCGCGGATGGTCGCCGGCTACATCGCGACCGTGACCGCCGTCGCCGTCGTGAACGCCGGACCGGTTCCGGACGTGCTGGCGTGGCTGTCGCCGACGGTCGTCGGCGTGCCGCTCATCTGGTACTGGCAGGCGGTGTACGGGGACGCGGGGCCGCTCGCCGGCCGCGTGTGA
- a CDS encoding DNA mismatch repair protein yields the protein MRLEAYWGVGPKTAERLETELGTADAVDAIESADVRALVDAGISRGRATRILRRANGGAGLDALATDDTREVYKDLVELVAAHAVTRHAGDRIRVLTPLTDRDEMTERLDRVEAARDTWRGLGEDTRASVLSVFAEHDGDSRRAAVRTALALRDAGATDGVFASVAGLDREALEAAADALRFLGDDGVRAGADAKLDRLRERAETLSALERDTFDVLEAVRSEGVEGTEEFRTAFVQYVADEASVESRLVREAMSADAADAADFVSTTLRDLADDVRERAADRERDVAADLRGDLSAARDEVEAAVDAVSDLAFHLSLARFAEAHDLTRPEFVDGDALAVEDARNVALEADGEDVQPVTYAVGDHELAGAPSGDRVTVLTGANSGGKTTLLETLCQVALLARMGLPVPAARAQVGRIDSVVFHRRHASFNAGVLEATLNSVVPPLSTGERTLMLVDEFEAITEPGSAADLLHGLVTLTVDEDALGVFVTHLADDLEPLPDAARLDGIFAEGLDSDLDLLVDYQPRFDTVGKSTPEFIVSRLVADADDRAERAGFRTLAAAVGEEAVQRTLADAEWSE from the coding sequence ATGCGACTCGAAGCGTACTGGGGGGTCGGCCCGAAGACGGCCGAGCGCCTGGAGACCGAGCTGGGGACCGCCGACGCCGTCGACGCCATCGAGTCCGCCGACGTCCGCGCGCTCGTCGACGCCGGCATCTCGCGGGGGCGGGCGACGCGCATTCTGCGGCGCGCGAACGGCGGCGCGGGGCTGGACGCGCTCGCGACCGACGACACCCGCGAGGTGTACAAGGACCTCGTCGAACTCGTCGCCGCCCACGCCGTCACGCGCCACGCCGGCGACCGTATCCGGGTGCTCACGCCGCTGACCGACCGCGACGAGATGACCGAGCGACTGGACCGCGTGGAGGCGGCCCGCGACACCTGGCGGGGCCTCGGAGAGGACACCAGAGCGTCCGTGCTGTCGGTGTTCGCCGAACACGACGGCGACAGCCGGCGGGCGGCCGTGCGGACGGCGCTCGCGCTGCGGGACGCCGGCGCGACCGACGGCGTCTTCGCGTCCGTCGCGGGCCTCGACCGCGAGGCGCTGGAGGCGGCCGCCGACGCGCTCCGTTTCCTCGGCGACGACGGTGTCAGGGCGGGCGCGGACGCGAAACTCGACCGACTCCGGGAGCGCGCGGAGACGCTCTCTGCGCTCGAACGCGACACCTTCGACGTGCTCGAAGCCGTGCGCTCGGAGGGCGTCGAGGGGACCGAGGAGTTCCGGACCGCGTTCGTCCAGTACGTCGCCGACGAGGCCAGCGTCGAGTCGCGCCTCGTCCGGGAGGCGATGTCTGCCGACGCCGCGGACGCCGCGGACTTCGTGAGTACGACCCTGCGGGACCTCGCCGACGACGTCCGGGAGCGCGCCGCGGACCGCGAGCGCGACGTGGCGGCCGACCTGCGGGGCGACCTCTCCGCGGCCCGCGACGAGGTCGAGGCCGCGGTCGACGCCGTCAGTGACCTGGCCTTCCACCTCTCGCTGGCGCGGTTCGCCGAGGCCCACGACCTCACGCGCCCCGAGTTCGTCGACGGGGACGCGCTCGCCGTCGAGGACGCCCGGAACGTCGCCCTCGAAGCGGACGGCGAGGACGTCCAGCCGGTGACGTACGCCGTCGGCGACCACGAACTGGCGGGCGCGCCCTCTGGCGACCGGGTGACGGTGCTGACGGGCGCGAACTCCGGCGGGAAGACGACGCTGCTGGAGACGCTCTGTCAGGTCGCTTTGCTCGCTCGGATGGGGCTCCCGGTGCCCGCCGCGCGCGCCCAGGTCGGCCGCATCGACTCGGTGGTGTTCCACCGCCGCCACGCCTCGTTCAACGCCGGCGTGCTGGAGGCCACGCTGAACTCGGTCGTCCCGCCGCTGTCGACCGGCGAGCGCACGCTGATGCTCGTCGACGAGTTCGAGGCCATCACCGAGCCCGGCAGCGCCGCCGACCTCCTCCACGGCCTCGTCACGCTCACCGTCGACGAAGACGCCCTCGGCGTGTTCGTCACGCACCTCGCCGACGACCTCGAACCGCTGCCCGACGCCGCCCGCCTCGACGGCATCTTCGCGGAGGGGCTGGACAGCGACCTCGACCTGCTCGTCGACTACCAGCCGCGCTTCGACACCGTCGGGAAGTCCACGCCGGAGTTCATCGTCTCCCGGCTGGTGGCGGACGCCGACGACCGCGCCGAGCGCGCCGGCTTCCGCACGCTCGCGGCCGCCGTCGGCGAGGAAGCCGTCCAGCGCACGCTCGCCGACGCCGAGTGGTCGGAGTAA
- a CDS encoding carbohydrate kinase family protein has protein sequence MRTDRILVAGETLVDLFPDGDGDLADVAGFVHRPGGAPANVAACLAALGGPPAFWTRLGSDPFGDFLADALTDHGLPDDLVVRGDAPTALAVVSPTPDGDRSFSFYERDTATLAFDTGTVPDSALAEFDCVHVGGVALANPTGREATLDLARRADEAGCVVSVDPNYRPALWRDPDEATDALGSLLAAADVVCCSAADLAPLGLGELARHDPGAAAADLLAGSPSTVFLTRGSAGATVVSDATDSGERVTHSLPAFDVDVTDTTGAGDAFCAGALSRFEPGLSPAELRETLAFASATGALATTETGGLGAVPDRTAVRRLAETTNA, from the coding sequence GTGCGAACCGACCGAATCCTCGTCGCCGGCGAGACGCTCGTCGACCTGTTCCCGGACGGCGACGGCGACCTTGCCGACGTCGCGGGGTTCGTCCACCGGCCCGGCGGCGCGCCCGCGAACGTCGCCGCCTGCCTCGCCGCGCTCGGCGGCCCGCCGGCGTTCTGGACGCGACTCGGCAGCGACCCGTTCGGCGACTTCCTCGCCGACGCCCTCACCGACCACGGCCTCCCCGACGACCTCGTCGTCCGGGGGGACGCGCCGACCGCGCTCGCCGTCGTCTCCCCGACGCCGGACGGCGACCGGTCGTTCTCCTTCTACGAGCGCGACACCGCCACGCTCGCGTTCGACACGGGGACTGTTCCCGACAGCGCGCTCGCCGAGTTCGACTGTGTGCACGTCGGCGGCGTCGCGCTCGCAAATCCCACGGGCCGCGAGGCGACCCTCGACCTCGCTCGCCGCGCGGACGAGGCCGGCTGCGTCGTCTCCGTCGACCCGAACTACCGGCCGGCGCTCTGGCGGGACCCGGACGAGGCGACCGACGCGCTCGGGTCGCTCCTCGCCGCCGCCGACGTGGTGTGCTGTAGCGCCGCCGACCTCGCGCCGCTCGGTCTCGGGGAACTCGCGCGCCACGACCCCGGAGCCGCAGCCGCCGACCTGCTCGCCGGCAGCCCGTCGACGGTGTTCCTCACGCGCGGGTCGGCAGGCGCGACGGTCGTCTCCGACGCCACCGACAGCGGCGAGCGCGTCACGCACTCGCTGCCCGCCTTCGACGTGGACGTGACCGACACGACTGGCGCTGGCGACGCCTTCTGCGCCGGCGCGCTCTCGCGGTTCGAACCCGGACTGTCTCCCGCCGAACTGCGCGAGACGCTGGCGTTCGCGTCCGCCACCGGCGCGCTCGCGACCACCGAGACCGGCGGGCTGGGCGCGGTTCCCGACCGGACCGCGGTGCGGCGGCTCGCAGAGACCACTAACGCTTAG